In Saccharothrix violaceirubra, the following are encoded in one genomic region:
- a CDS encoding dihydrolipoamide acetyltransferase family protein produces MADFRLPDLGEGLTEGEIVAWLVSVGDTVAVDQPVVEVETAKAVVEVPCPYAGVVTARNGEAGEKLAVGSVLLTVDGTAAAEVPESSEYSGNVLIGYGTSDTRRRRGPRRSAVPDAREPGAVGGPGGPGTARATREVDRSRATGVTQGARADQGPGVISPIVRRMARERGVPLERITGTGPGGVIRRADVESASTPKGRRIPLTGLRGAVARKLATSRREIPEATVWVDVDATGLLAARAALPGVSLLALLARFTILGLRRYPELNSRVEGDGIVVLDGIHLGFAAQTERGLVVPVVHDAHTLTTGALAEAITGLAASAREGTLAPAVLTGGTFTLNNYGVFGVDGSAAIINHPEAAILGLGRVIDRPWAVDGRLEVRKVAQLTLAFDHRVCDGGTAGGFLRYVADCVEAPIKALRDL; encoded by the coding sequence GTGGCTGACTTCCGCCTGCCCGACCTGGGCGAGGGCCTGACCGAGGGCGAGATCGTCGCGTGGCTGGTGTCGGTCGGCGACACCGTGGCGGTCGACCAGCCCGTGGTCGAGGTGGAGACGGCCAAGGCGGTCGTCGAGGTGCCGTGCCCGTACGCGGGCGTGGTGACCGCGCGCAACGGCGAGGCGGGGGAGAAGCTCGCGGTCGGGTCCGTGCTGCTGACCGTCGACGGCACGGCCGCGGCGGAGGTGCCGGAGTCCTCCGAGTACAGCGGCAATGTGTTGATCGGGTACGGCACTTCCGACACCAGGCGCCGCCGCGGGCCGCGGCGGTCCGCCGTGCCCGATGCCCGTGAACCGGGTGCGGTCGGTGGGCCGGGCGGGCCCGGAACGGCTCGTGCCACGCGGGAGGTCGACAGGTCTCGCGCCACCGGTGTCACCCAGGGCGCGCGAGCGGATCAGGGTCCCGGCGTGATCTCGCCGATCGTCCGTCGGATGGCCCGCGAGCGCGGAGTCCCGTTGGAGCGCATCACGGGAACCGGTCCGGGCGGGGTGATCCGCCGCGCCGACGTGGAGAGCGCGTCCACCCCGAAGGGCCGACGGATTCCGTTGACGGGCCTGCGCGGCGCGGTCGCCCGGAAACTCGCCACCTCGCGCCGCGAGATCCCCGAGGCCACGGTCTGGGTCGACGTGGACGCCACCGGACTGCTCGCCGCCCGCGCCGCCCTGCCCGGCGTCTCCCTGCTCGCGCTGCTGGCCCGCTTCACGATCCTGGGCCTGCGCCGGTACCCGGAGCTGAACTCCCGTGTCGAAGGCGACGGGATCGTGGTCCTCGACGGGATCCACCTCGGCTTCGCCGCCCAGACCGAGCGTGGCCTGGTCGTGCCGGTGGTGCACGACGCCCACACGCTCACGACGGGCGCGCTCGCGGAGGCGATCACCGGACTGGCCGCGTCCGCCCGGGAGGGCACCCTCGCGCCCGCCGTGCTCACCGGCGGCACGTTCACCCTCAACAACTACGGCGTGTTCGGCGTGGACGGCTCGGCCGCGATCATCAACCACCCCGAGGCCGCGATCCTGGGCCTGGGCCGGGTCATCGACCGGCCGTGGGCCGTGGACGGGCGGCTGGAGGTGCGCAAGGTCGCCCAGTTGACGCTCGCCTTCGACCACCGCGTGTGCGACGGCGGCACGGCCGGCGGCTTCCTGCGCTACGTGGCCGACTGCGTCGAGGCTCCGATAAAGGCTTTGCGCGACCTTTAA
- a CDS encoding NAD-dependent protein deacetylase has protein sequence MRTKPTLTWTPTGPPRPRTTSLDEVVGVVGAGNVLVLSGAGLSTESGIPDYRGATGSLRTHTPMTYQDFVADADNRRRYWARSHVGWRLLAGATPNAGHHAVTALHDRGLLTGVITQNVDGLHRAAGTPDVVELHGGIDRVVCLDCRVVTGRLDLDRRLRDLNGEFSADASRVNPDGDVELPDDVVRGFRVAACADCGGVLKPDVVFFGENVPKDRVDRCYALVGAADALLVLGSSLTVRSGLRFVERAARTGRTVVIVNRGETRGDAHASVLVDLPLGRALTDLLTALG, from the coding sequence GTGCGCACCAAGCCGACGCTGACCTGGACGCCGACCGGCCCGCCCCGGCCCCGCACCACCAGCCTGGACGAGGTGGTCGGGGTCGTCGGCGCGGGCAACGTGCTCGTGCTCAGCGGCGCGGGGTTGTCCACCGAGTCGGGCATCCCCGACTACCGGGGCGCCACGGGCAGCCTGCGCACCCACACGCCCATGACCTACCAGGACTTCGTCGCCGACGCGGACAACCGTCGACGGTACTGGGCCCGCAGCCACGTCGGCTGGCGCCTGCTCGCGGGCGCCACGCCCAACGCCGGGCACCACGCCGTGACCGCACTGCACGACCGGGGCCTGCTGACCGGCGTGATCACGCAGAACGTGGACGGCCTGCACCGCGCGGCCGGCACGCCGGACGTGGTCGAGCTGCACGGCGGCATCGACCGGGTCGTGTGCCTGGACTGCCGCGTGGTCACCGGCCGGCTCGACCTGGACCGGCGGCTGCGCGACCTCAACGGGGAGTTCTCCGCCGACGCGTCCCGGGTGAACCCGGACGGCGACGTGGAGCTGCCCGACGACGTGGTGCGCGGGTTCCGGGTCGCGGCGTGCGCGGACTGCGGCGGCGTGCTCAAGCCCGACGTGGTGTTCTTCGGCGAGAACGTGCCCAAGGACCGGGTGGACCGCTGCTACGCGCTCGTGGGCGCGGCCGACGCGCTGCTCGTGCTCGGCTCGTCGCTGACCGTCCGGTCCGGGCTGCGGTTCGTCGAGCGGGCGGCCCGGACCGGCCGGACCGTGGTGATCGTCAACCGGGGCGAGACGCGCGGCGACGCCCACGCGTCCGTGCTCGTGGACCTCCCGCTGGGCCGGGCGCTCACCGACCTGCTGACCGCGCTCGGCTGA
- a CDS encoding alpha-ketoacid dehydrogenase subunit beta — MTVSMAGALNKALADALDADPTVLVFGEDVGPLGGVFRVTDGLAARFGDRRVFDTPLAESGIVGTAIGMAMNGLRPVVEMQFDAFAYPAFEQITSHLAKLRNRTRGAVSLPVVIRVPYGGGIGGVEHHCDSSEAYYTHTPGLRVVTPGTPDDAYRLLRAAIDSPDPVIFLEPKRRYWSKGPLTDESLAFDRAVVRRPGADVTLIAYGPMVATALETAEAAEEEGWDVEVVDLRSLAPFDDDTVCASVVKTGRAVVVHEASGFGGYGAEVVARVTERCFHHLHAPVLRVTGFDIPYPPPKLEEFHLPGVDRILDTIGRLQWDDEVVAARRG; from the coding sequence ATGACCGTGTCCATGGCCGGGGCGCTGAACAAGGCGCTCGCCGACGCGTTGGACGCCGACCCGACCGTGCTGGTGTTCGGCGAGGACGTCGGTCCGCTCGGCGGCGTGTTCCGGGTGACCGACGGCCTGGCCGCGAGGTTCGGCGACCGGCGGGTGTTCGACACCCCGCTGGCCGAGTCGGGCATCGTCGGCACCGCGATCGGCATGGCCATGAACGGGCTGCGGCCCGTGGTCGAGATGCAGTTCGACGCGTTCGCCTACCCGGCGTTCGAGCAGATCACCAGCCACCTGGCCAAGCTGCGCAACCGCACGCGCGGCGCGGTGTCGTTGCCCGTGGTGATCCGCGTGCCCTACGGCGGCGGCATCGGCGGCGTCGAGCACCACTGCGACTCGTCCGAGGCGTACTACACGCACACGCCGGGGCTGCGCGTCGTCACGCCCGGCACGCCCGACGACGCCTACCGGCTGCTGCGCGCGGCCATCGACTCGCCGGACCCGGTGATCTTCCTCGAACCCAAGCGCCGCTACTGGTCGAAGGGCCCGCTCACGGACGAGTCGCTCGCGTTCGACCGCGCGGTCGTGCGGCGACCCGGCGCGGACGTCACGCTCATCGCGTACGGACCGATGGTCGCGACCGCCTTGGAGACCGCCGAGGCGGCCGAGGAGGAGGGCTGGGACGTGGAGGTCGTGGACCTGAGGTCGTTGGCGCCGTTCGACGACGACACCGTGTGCGCGTCCGTGGTGAAGACCGGGCGCGCGGTCGTGGTGCACGAGGCGTCCGGGTTCGGCGGCTACGGCGCCGAGGTGGTCGCCCGGGTCACCGAGCGCTGCTTCCACCACCTGCACGCGCCCGTGCTGCGGGTGACCGGCTTCGACATCCCGTACCCGCCGCCCAAGCTGGAGGAGTTCCACCTGCCCGGCGTGGACCGCATCCTCGACACCATCGGCCGGTTGCAGTGGGACGACGAGGTCGTGGCGGCCCGCCGTGGCTGA
- a CDS encoding histone deacetylase codes for MRGLHGGSVVSHVWYVAYGSNVLYSRFACYLRGGTPEGTTHVYPGCRDRTPPAADVPLTVPGRLYFATHSPVWGGGRAFLDPDADSTVAARAYLITAGQFADVAAQEMYREPGEEFDLSTVLSVGRHEFGTGRYETLVCLGHRDGHPLLTFTSPWRPADVEHVPPSAAYLGVIARGLVESHGFTDARLADYFAGTAVRSPS; via the coding sequence GTGCGCGGACTGCATGGCGGGTCGGTGGTGAGTCACGTCTGGTACGTCGCGTACGGCTCGAACGTGCTCTACTCCCGCTTCGCCTGCTACCTGCGGGGCGGCACGCCGGAAGGCACCACGCACGTCTACCCCGGCTGCCGCGACCGCACGCCGCCGGCCGCCGACGTGCCGCTCACGGTCCCCGGCCGGCTCTACTTCGCCACCCACTCCCCGGTGTGGGGCGGCGGCCGGGCGTTCCTCGACCCGGACGCCGACTCGACGGTGGCCGCCCGCGCCTACCTGATCACCGCCGGCCAGTTCGCCGACGTGGCCGCGCAGGAGATGTACCGCGAGCCCGGCGAGGAGTTCGACCTGTCGACCGTGCTGTCGGTCGGGCGGCACGAGTTCGGCACCGGGCGTTACGAGACCCTGGTGTGCCTGGGGCACCGCGACGGGCACCCGCTGCTGACGTTCACCTCGCCCTGGCGGCCGGCCGACGTCGAGCACGTCCCGCCCTCGGCGGCGTATCTGGGCGTGATCGCGCGCGGACTGGTCGAGTCGCACGGCTTCACCGACGCGCGGCTCGCGGACTACTTCGCGGGCACGGCGGTGAGGTCGCCGTCCTGA
- the ppk2 gene encoding polyphosphate kinase 2: MFSVPWPTRRPPFGPVGYHWLVLDHAPDLAALFPELSDDTLVVDYDDAEDPVLRRADGSSIDTWRENYPYQERMSREEYDLLKRLLQIELLKLQYWIKDNGGRMVVVFEGRDAAGKGGTIKRFTEHLNPRGARVVALGKPTEREQGEWYFQRYVDHLPTAGEIVLFDRSWYNRAGVERVMGYCTDEQYHRFMHQAPRFEQMLVDDGITLVKLWFSVSQAEQRTRFLIRQVDPVRQWKLSPNDLESLDRWTAYTRAKVAMFRETDTTSAPWTVVKSNDKKRARVEAMRSVLARFDYADKDHEVVGAPDPRVIGPAATLLEEGEH; encoded by the coding sequence GTGTTCAGCGTTCCGTGGCCGACACGTCGACCGCCGTTCGGCCCGGTGGGGTACCACTGGCTGGTGCTCGACCACGCGCCCGACCTCGCCGCCCTGTTCCCGGAACTGTCCGACGACACGCTCGTCGTGGACTACGACGACGCCGAGGACCCCGTCCTGCGCCGCGCCGACGGGTCGTCGATCGACACGTGGCGCGAGAACTACCCGTACCAGGAGCGGATGTCGCGCGAGGAGTACGACCTCCTCAAGCGCCTGCTCCAGATCGAACTGCTCAAGCTCCAGTACTGGATCAAGGACAACGGCGGCCGGATGGTCGTGGTGTTCGAGGGCCGGGACGCGGCGGGCAAGGGCGGCACGATCAAGCGGTTCACCGAGCACCTCAACCCGCGCGGCGCGCGGGTCGTCGCGCTGGGCAAGCCGACCGAGCGCGAGCAGGGGGAGTGGTACTTCCAGCGCTACGTCGACCACCTGCCCACCGCCGGCGAGATCGTGCTGTTCGACCGGTCCTGGTACAACCGGGCCGGTGTCGAGCGCGTGATGGGCTACTGCACCGACGAGCAGTACCACCGGTTCATGCACCAGGCGCCGCGCTTCGAGCAGATGCTCGTCGACGACGGCATCACGCTGGTGAAGCTGTGGTTCTCGGTCTCCCAGGCCGAGCAGCGCACCCGGTTCCTGATCCGCCAGGTCGACCCGGTGCGGCAGTGGAAGCTCAGCCCCAACGACCTGGAGTCGTTGGACCGCTGGACCGCCTACACCCGGGCCAAGGTCGCCATGTTCCGGGAGACCGACACCACCTCGGCGCCGTGGACCGTGGTGAAGAGCAACGACAAGAAGCGGGCCCGCGTCGAGGCGATGCGCAGCGTCCTGGCCCGATTCGACTACGCGGACAAGGACCACGAGGTGGTCGGCGCGCCCGACCCGCGTGTGATCGGTCCGGCCGCGACGCTGCTGGAGGAAGGCGAGCACTGA
- a CDS encoding thiamine pyrophosphate-dependent dehydrogenase E1 component subunit alpha produces the protein MTRTQAPRSSPSRTSPSHLLPTEEPLALLRPDGTPVEGSPLVMPADDVLVELYRRMVVGRRFDTQATALTRQGRLAVYPSSRGQEACEIAPVLALRPDDWLFPTYRDSVALVSRGIDPAQTLTLLQGGWHLGYDPYEHRVGPQCTPLATNTLHAVGFAHAARLKGEDTAALVLLGDGATSEGDTHEALNFAGVWQAPVVFLVQNNGYAISVPLDKQTAAPTLAHKGIGYGVPSVLVDGNDAAAVYAVVRDALRTGGPTLIEALTYRIEAHTNADDATRYRTSDEVAAWLARDPVDRLSAYLTARGLLDERTKDDVAREAETFAAAVRAALNVDVEPDPADLFEHVYATMPAHLRAQAEFLREESA, from the coding sequence ATGACCCGTACGCAGGCACCCAGGTCGTCGCCTTCCCGGACGTCGCCTTCCCACCTGTTGCCCACCGAGGAGCCGTTGGCGCTGCTGCGCCCCGACGGCACCCCGGTCGAGGGCTCGCCGCTGGTCATGCCGGCCGACGACGTGCTGGTCGAGCTGTACCGGCGGATGGTCGTCGGCCGCCGGTTCGACACCCAGGCCACGGCGCTGACCCGGCAGGGCCGGCTCGCGGTCTACCCGTCCTCCCGTGGCCAGGAGGCGTGCGAGATCGCCCCGGTGCTCGCGTTGCGCCCCGACGACTGGCTCTTCCCCACCTACCGCGACTCGGTCGCCCTGGTCAGCCGGGGCATCGACCCGGCGCAGACGTTGACGCTGCTGCAAGGCGGCTGGCACCTGGGCTACGACCCGTACGAGCACCGCGTCGGCCCGCAGTGCACGCCGCTGGCCACGAACACCCTGCACGCCGTGGGCTTCGCGCACGCGGCCCGGCTCAAGGGCGAGGACACCGCCGCGCTCGTGCTGCTCGGCGACGGCGCGACCAGCGAGGGCGACACGCACGAGGCGTTGAACTTCGCGGGCGTCTGGCAGGCACCCGTGGTGTTCCTGGTGCAGAACAACGGCTACGCGATCAGCGTGCCGCTGGACAAGCAGACCGCCGCGCCGACGTTGGCGCACAAGGGCATCGGCTACGGCGTGCCTTCGGTGCTGGTCGACGGCAACGACGCGGCGGCCGTGTACGCGGTCGTGCGCGATGCCCTGCGCACCGGCGGGCCGACGCTCATCGAGGCGTTGACGTACCGCATCGAGGCGCACACCAACGCCGACGACGCCACCCGCTACCGCACGTCCGACGAGGTCGCCGCGTGGCTGGCCCGTGATCCCGTCGACCGGCTGTCCGCCTACCTGACCGCACGCGGCCTGCTCGACGAGCGGACGAAGGACGACGTCGCGCGGGAGGCCGAGACGTTCGCCGCGGCCGTCCGCGCCGCGCTCAACGTGGACGTCGAGCCCGACCCGGCCGACCTGTTCGAGCACGTCTACGCGACCATGCCCGCGCACCTGCGCGCCCAGGCGGAATTCCTGCGCGAGGAGTCGGCATGA
- a CDS encoding GNAT family N-acetyltransferase, with the protein MTPDYPVRTARLVLRPFTAADEAALHSWESRPDVVRYLYGEARTPDESKVNLARKMSVPWPEKEGQDLCLVIERDGVAVGEAVLKYLSEEHRQGEIGYIVHPDHHGHGYATEAAAAMLELGFGLLKLHRIVASCDARNDASWGVMERLGMRREAHFKHSELFKGEWGEEFVYAILEDEWRTSPLAANGIRV; encoded by the coding sequence GTGACCCCCGACTACCCCGTGCGGACGGCACGCCTGGTGCTGCGGCCGTTCACCGCCGCCGACGAAGCCGCCCTGCACTCCTGGGAATCCCGGCCCGACGTGGTCCGCTACCTCTACGGCGAGGCGCGCACGCCCGACGAGAGCAAGGTCAACCTGGCCCGCAAGATGTCCGTGCCCTGGCCCGAGAAGGAAGGCCAGGACCTGTGCCTGGTGATCGAGCGCGACGGCGTCGCGGTCGGCGAGGCCGTGCTGAAGTACCTGAGCGAGGAGCACCGCCAAGGCGAGATCGGCTACATCGTGCACCCCGACCACCACGGGCACGGCTACGCCACCGAGGCCGCCGCCGCGATGCTCGAACTCGGCTTCGGACTGCTGAAGCTGCACCGGATCGTGGCGAGTTGCGACGCGCGCAACGACGCGTCGTGGGGCGTGATGGAACGCCTGGGCATGCGGCGCGAGGCGCACTTCAAGCACAGCGAGCTTTTCAAGGGCGAGTGGGGCGAGGAGTTCGTCTACGCCATCCTCGAGGACGAGTGGCGTACGTCTCCGTTGGCGGCCAACGGAATCCGGGTGTAG
- a CDS encoding GDSL-type esterase/lipase family protein codes for MPRRLLALVLVVPLVAVLLLVADSPFPPAPGPGPDAPTAMVALGDSTMSGEGAGDYEAGTDGVDGNWCHRSANASVWKTRAGVDKVFNLACSGANSEQVGLTDQVRNTEGSQARRLAAIAREYRVTVVLVAVGANDDPRFSDVLNTCLKAWFERKSDCAKSLSGEWKQRVAKMTPKVERALRDVQLVLRNEGYTQRAYTLVLQSYASPVAPDLPADLQNLAGCPLRAGDLEWVKNTAVGQLSASLRTAANSVGARFLDLSGAGAGHEACVGGDRPETEWFTRLTVDFEGLRDDERARHVFQESFHPNALGHDQVARCVTAFLRTTDQAARCAAGQDGDLTAVPAK; via the coding sequence ATGCCGCGCCGACTGCTCGCCCTGGTCCTGGTGGTACCGCTGGTCGCGGTACTGCTGCTGGTCGCCGACTCGCCGTTCCCGCCGGCACCCGGACCGGGACCGGACGCGCCGACCGCGATGGTGGCGCTGGGCGACAGCACGATGTCCGGCGAGGGCGCGGGCGACTACGAAGCCGGCACGGACGGCGTCGACGGCAACTGGTGCCACCGGTCGGCGAACGCCTCGGTGTGGAAGACCCGGGCGGGCGTCGACAAGGTGTTCAACCTGGCGTGCTCGGGCGCCAACTCCGAACAGGTCGGCTTGACCGATCAAGTCCGCAACACCGAGGGCTCCCAGGCCCGCCGGCTCGCGGCGATCGCCCGTGAATACCGGGTCACGGTCGTGCTCGTGGCCGTCGGCGCGAACGACGACCCCCGGTTCTCCGACGTGCTCAACACGTGCCTCAAGGCGTGGTTCGAGCGCAAGTCCGACTGCGCCAAGTCCCTGTCGGGCGAGTGGAAGCAGCGCGTGGCCAAGATGACGCCGAAGGTCGAGCGCGCGCTGCGGGACGTGCAGCTCGTGCTGCGCAACGAGGGCTACACGCAACGCGCCTACACGCTGGTCCTCCAGTCCTACGCCTCACCGGTCGCGCCGGACCTGCCCGCCGACCTCCAGAACCTGGCCGGGTGCCCGTTGCGCGCCGGCGACCTGGAGTGGGTGAAGAACACGGCCGTCGGCCAGTTGTCCGCGTCGCTGCGCACGGCCGCGAACTCCGTGGGCGCACGCTTCCTCGACCTGTCCGGCGCGGGCGCCGGACACGAGGCGTGCGTGGGTGGCGACCGGCCGGAGACCGAGTGGTTCACCCGGCTCACGGTGGACTTCGAGGGGCTGCGCGACGACGAGCGCGCACGGCACGTGTTCCAGGAGTCCTTCCACCCCAACGCCCTGGGCCACGACCAGGTCGCCCGGTGCGTGACCGCGTTCCTGCGCACCACCGACCAGGCCGCCCGGTGCGCGGCCGGTCAGGACGGCGACCTCACCGCCGTGCCCGCGAAGTAG